One window of Serinus canaria isolate serCan28SL12 chromosome 3, serCan2020, whole genome shotgun sequence genomic DNA carries:
- the LOC127059441 gene encoding carbohydrate sulfotransferase 8-like, which yields MRFLPRLGLSAALALAAFFGWRLLLQSPARRHGGDLAPRAEEGFTLTLDTFLHVQQLRKRRLRAFCSRAGKVTALPSSQDERASLPPSLRVNTKLDLLYCQVPSAGVEEWHQLLEKLEEENVTLPVPLPYRQLHSKETRLSKFNQTERKAMLKSYTKVLFVRDPFHRLIATFLQGMGISPSFSSFVQEVLDSGMHNGSAAWKPLVSLCWPCLVQYDYVVMFGFLRQELGHLLHRAGLPAGSLLPELTDSQVQWTYRWLSEQMFSELSAQQKRRLSHFYRWDLAAFPFSSSFLSDRPSTTETWQK from the exons ATGCGCTTCCTTCCCCGCCTCGGCCTCTCGGCCGCGCTGGCCCTCGCCGCCTTCTTcggctggaggctgctgctccagagcccgGCCCGCAGGCACGGAG GTGACCTGGcccccagggcagaggagggctTCACTTTGACACTGGACACCTTCCTTCACgtccagcagctcaggaagaggagactgagagcTTTCTGCAGCCGAGCAGGCAAAGTCACCGCACTGCCGAGCAGCCAGGATGAGAGAGCCTCCCTCCCCCCGAGCCTGAGGGTGAACACCAAGCTGGACCTCCTGTACTGCCAAGTGCCATCAGCAGGGGTGGAGGAATGGCATCAGCTTTTGGAGAAGCTAGAGGAGGAAAATGTGACACTGCCAGTGCCGCTCCCGTACCGCCAGCTACACTCTAAGGAGACACGGCTGAGCAAGTTCAACCAGACAGAGAGAAAGGCCATGCTGAAGTCTTACACCAAAGTGCTCTTTGTCAGGGACCCTTTCCACAGGCTGATCGCCACGTTCCTGCAAGGCATGGGTATCAGCCCGTCCTTCAGCAGCTTCGTCCAGGAAGTCCTGGACAGCGGAATGCACAATGGCAGTGCGGCGTGGAAACCACTGgtcagcctgtgctggccctgccttGTGCAGTACGACTACGTGGTGATGTTTGGCTtcctcaggcaggagctgggccacCTGCTGCACcgggctgggctgcctgcaggcagcctcCTCCCCGAGCTCACCGACAGCCAGGTGCAGTGGACCTACAGGTGGTTGTCAGAGCAGATGTTCAGCGAGCTGTCTGCCCAACAGAAGCGGCGGCTGTCTCATTTCTACCGCTGGGACcttgctgctttcccattttctaGCAGTTTCCTGTCAGACCGTCCCAGCACCACAGAGACCTGGCAGAAATAG